From Coturnix japonica isolate 7356 chromosome 3, Coturnix japonica 2.1, whole genome shotgun sequence, the proteins below share one genomic window:
- the ALKAL2 gene encoding ALK and LTK ligand 2, protein MSGLRSPGLLGLVLLVLSAGYCKEKTDGADLKDRQSLLNLIMEIIQELKRYRLEKDSGVQYFSKHDYSLDRREVADYGGYQDEQRVEIVPRDLRMKDKFLKHLTGPLYFSPKCSKHFHRLYHNTRDCTIPAYYKRCARLLTRLAVSPMCMEG, encoded by the exons ATGAGCGGACTGAGGTCTcctgggctgctggggctggtgctCTTGGTGCTCTCGGCAGGatactgcaaagagaaaaccGACGGCGCGGATCTGAAGGACAGGCAAAGTCTCTTAAATCTCATAATGGAGATCATTCAGGAATTGAAGAGGTACCGCCTGGAGAAGGACAGTGGGGTGCAATACTTCTCCAAGCACGACTACAGCTTGGATCGGAGGGAAGTGGCTGACTACGGAGGATACCAGGATGAGCAGAGAGTTG AAATAGTTCCCAGAGATCTGAGGATGAAAGACAAGTTTTTAAAGCACTTAACAG gTCCACTCTACTTCAGCCCAAAATGCAGTAAACACTTTCATCGGCTCTACCACAATACAAGGGACTGCACCATCCCAGCCT ACTATAAAAGATGTGCCAGGCTTCTTACTCGGTTGGCAGTAAGCCCAATGTGCATGGAGGGATAA